aggctggacgggctcctcgggccctccagcaagAACAGTCTCAGGACCAGTGGGCTCTGGCAGGCatagaacagaaccagcaggcgcacgggcctctggcagggacagaacagaaccagcaggcacacgggccccTGGCAGGCACATAGcaggctgcagctgcacagagtATTGACTCTgctcaggcagcgacagccgggtgcagtcctcagctggcttcttaacctccaggggtccagagtcagctgggggctgaaacccagcctcaggggaggccctggagtgcaTCTCAGTCTCAGAACTGGCCGGCCTTTGAGGAATGCTGACATTATTAAATTTGTCTCTCTGCTTGGAATGGATGGGCGAAGAACAGTGTTTTTCAGGTTGAATTGACTTGTATTGTTGTACAGGTGGAGAAACTGACACAGGATGCAGGGCTGGTGGCTGCtgaacaggaggctgaactgagggtgacTGACATAATGGTTGTGATGACAATGGTGGTGGAGTGGGAGACTGAACGGATGATAAGGCTGATGATTCTTCTGCCAACTGGGCTTCTGACTGGGCTAGGGATTGCAACATAGTTTGCAGTAAGTCTGGCTGTGACTGTAACTGAGCTACGGGTGGTGAGGCTGAATGTGGTGGAGGTGGCGACTGAGCTTCTGGCCAGGCGGCTAACCGAGCTTCTGGCCGAGCGGCTAACCGAGCttctggccgggcggctaaccgagcttctggccgggcggctaaccgAGCTTCTAGTAGatagtcttttttattttcagattcCGGATTAAAAGTCCTGGTTAGCATAACACAGGACTCGGAAGAGGCAGAATGAAAGCAGTCCTTTAAATCCTCAGAGCATGTGTTAACGGACCTTGGAGTATCTGACAAAGAATTAACCGTTTCTGAATTAATCTTTTCACATTTGAATAAACCTGAGTTGACTGGCATTGAATTACTAGACTCAGGATCAACTGACAGAGTGGTCATGAATGCAAGCTCAGATggaacagaaaaaacactgtgTTCCTGACTCACAGAATCTGCCGGTAACTGACGGCCGCGTGGACGTCGCTTCCACCTGGGAGAAGGGGCTAGAGCGGCAGGGGAAGCGGGCGGTGATATGAGGCAGCTCTGAAGTGGCTGCTCCTGCTGTGGGGTGGATAGGCTGGGTGGAATGAGGATGATTCCCAGTGCTTTGTAAAAAGCCTGGGCTGGTGTGAGCTGGCCACTGGGGGGTTGCATGTACATGAAACAGTCACTCTAGCTGACCCCGAGGGCTTGCTTGGCGAGCGAAGGATGACGACGGCGTGACCGCCGTTTTGCCCAGAAGGAGGGAGAAGCCGACTGAACGGGCGGCATTTTGTCCGGCTGAGAGTCCTCTGGTGGACTGGGGAGAGGATCTTCCGGTAAGCCAGGCAGGTCAGCTGTCGCAGTTGGGGGGTGAAGATGAAGCGTGTTGAAGTCCTGTACGAGTGGGTTAAGTGAGTCCAGCAACCAGGAGTGATTGGAAACTAGCCGCTGTAGTCGGGCCTCCAGAGCATGACGAAGTTCCTCCCCCTCATGCTCTAGCCACAGATTAGTCCATCTTGAAACTGAATCGGTTAATTCCTCCCGAAGCTCCTTGGAAGGTGCGAAtgccgctgggtccatgtttggctggttcgtactgtcacggctgccgaggcgagccgtgtggtaTTGACGGGAGAAAGGACCCAAATCGCAGGCAGTAGATGATAATGCTGGTGATGTTATATTTACACAGTGGTGAGATGACAAAACAGGCAAGAGggaagacaaaactaaagacctaaactgggaaagctaaatgacaaacctgagaggGTACCAGAATGgggtgagaggcagagagacacGGACGAGGAACAGGACACCGTGGACCACAGAGTAACGCAGAGTAACGCAGAGTGACACGGCGTAacgcagacgaaccagcaacaggcaggagaacacacagggcttaaatacacacaccagtaatcaggggatgagagacagaagggcaacacagctgggagaaatcagagctgacgggacagaggaaacgtaaactgaacacactcacatcagacagagaccttcacaataagacaggaaactcagacacagggaaccaaacaagacacagaactaaacagacagattcgcAAACAGtgggggtgacaccatagacagacagagacagaccgaatataacacatagaactcgaacaataatcatcatcataatagactaaaagcgctgggtcaccgacccaggaccatgacacattcAGAGAGTCTTGTATCTAAACTGGTTAATAATTAAACTTGCTTGTCCTGATGTTGACATctttagaaaaaacatcagtGCAAATGTAACAGTTATTGTTTATCTGTGTCATTGGCTTTTTATAAGTTGGACTTACATATATCTTATTAAAACATGTGCGAGGTCCAGAGAGGACAGGTTAATGTTTATGCAGACCTGTGTGCCCCACCTGATCTCTTTGATTactttcctgttttttcttgATCCAGTGTACATGATATCTGGCTCTACACGTTTACCTGAAAGCCTCCAAAACTTCATCACTATTGAATTTCTCATCATCCCTCCAGTTATGAATCCTCTCATATATGGATTTAAACTCACCAAAATGCGAAACAGGATATtgggttcattttattttaaaagaacttCGAAATTAAGAGCTCCTTGTTCACCAAATAAAAATAGagcaaaataaaatttcaaaaaTGTACATTATTCTCTTGTACATGACAGCAAATGAAGGCCTCATAACATTAACTATAAATGCACCAAGACAACCAAGTCTCAGTAAAAAGCATTATTGTTTACTTAAATTTGACCTTTAGACTATCAAAGATCTGAAGACAACTAACACATATTTTACCTTTtgaaaatttattattattgtttcttgtttttaaattttttcagaTGTAAACTAAAATGCATTTCCACTTCTGGTTTTAGCTTTAATCCAGGTCATCTTATCGTTTGAACTTAAGGTGTCATAATGCCATATCTCTAACACGTTCCATTAAGATGTAAATTGGTCAATTTATTGTCATTTACAGTAAATAGGTTTATGTTTCTCAAGTAACAgactcatatttatatcctttttTCAATTATAAAATGTTTGAGTCTCGTGAGTGACGTGTTTACTGTGGCTCAAAGTTTAGCCAGTTTTCCGGGTGCCTCTGTAGTCTCGCTCATTGTACACTTATATCACAAAGCTAATTCAGAAAATATAACTGACATGATGTCTATATTTAAGAGAATATCAGCATTATAATgtgaatgtataatattgttgtcAGGCCTCTGTGTAACTGTAGGAGAAAAATAGTTTGATAGAAACagcattagaatagaatagaataatcctttaattgtcccacaaggggaaatttggttgtaacagcagccagaaagacacatatagaaacaaacaggacacagaacagaaacatacactcatccctgttggacaacatctcccaccccatgcaggagactgtgacagcactgagcagctccttcagtggcaggctgcggcacacacggtgtgggacggagagatttcgcaggtctttcctcctcactgctgtcagactccacaacaaagactttaactgatcaaacacacacatccacacacactgagtgcaatactctttttctgacaaagttgtatttttactcagttgtataaagcatttgcattctatttctatcctattgtatattttattctatttattgtactgtatatagtattttattttattctataatTAATGGGAGGTGAAGAGGGACAGCAGACATTAGTCAGGTACAGAAGCAGCAGCTCAGTGCTCTGTtatgttgttattttaaaaaggtaGATGTGCCCTCTGATCATGGATAATCAGTCTAATAAAAGAAGTTTCATTCTGTCAGGATTTAATGAGACGATGAATTTCACAGTACCCCTCTTCTCAGTTACTTTACTGTATTACTGTGGGATTTTGTTCTTCAATATTTCTCTTGTGCTGCTCATTGTCTTGGATGAAAGCCTCCACGAACCTATGTACATTTTCCTGAGTAGCCTTTGCATTAATGCACTTTATGGAACCACAGGTTTCTACCCAAAATTCCTTTCAGATTTACTGTCGTCTTCTCACAGAATCTCCTATGAAGGGTGCCTTTTACAAGCTTTTATCATGTATTCATGTGTGTGCTGTAATTTGTCTATTGTAGCTGTCATGGCCTTTGACAGGTATCTGGCAATATGTCGACCTCTGCACTACCACTCTTTCATGACTAAGAGGAGGCTTTCACAGCTGGTGTGTTTCTCCTGGCTGACACCTTTCTGCATTTTTGCCATCCACGTCCTGCTTACAGCAAGACTCAAGTTATGTGGTATAAAGATTCAGAGAGTCTTATGTCTAAACTGGTTAATTGTTAAACTTGCTTGTCCTGAAGCTGACACTTTTTCAAATAACATAAGTGCATATGTGATACTTGTCATTAATGTGTCTCATTGGCTTTTCATAATTTGGACTTACTTATATCTTATTAAAACATGTGTGAGGTCCAGAGAGGACAGAGTAAAGTTTATGCAGACCTGTGTGCCCCATCTGACTTCTTTGatcataaatgtcactttaaTAGCTTTTGATTCGATGTACTTGCGCTTTGGCTCCAGAGATTTACCCCAAAGCCTCCAAAACTTCATCACTCTTGAATTTGTCATCATCCGTCCAGTTATTAATCCTCTCATGTATGGATTTAATCTCACCAAAATACGAAACAGAATCTtgagtttaatttatttgaaaggGAAATGATTTGAattcaaaaatattcaaaacagATGCAGCAATATAAATACAAGTCTTTCTGAAGGCACTTGATTCAGAAACATTTAGTCATGTTTGCCTTGTCTAAGGCAAACATATATTTGGACTAGACTAATTTTACTAATATTCTTTGTTATATTTGTCATAATATTACATATATTTGTCAAATGTGTCATATTTGCTCAATCCAGCACGaacattaaatgaaaacaacatttttttcatgtttttgactaagaatttcatttttaaaaggaTTCTGCATGAGTTTTTAAGTACTGTTGTAAAATTCATCTATATACCATTCAGAAATCATCACAAATTgacatttcatttctttgcctTGCTGTGTCTTGATGTTCAAGGTATATTAGCTGATATATGTGCAAGTTGATTAAACAGGTTTATTTCAAAGTGTTTTaggtttaaagtaaaaaaaatattgtatgAAATATTCTGTTGTAAAGGGCTGGTTAGTGCAGGCATCCCTGTGTGTTACATCTCAGTTTATCACAAGGATCAGTTAACAATgcttaatgtttcttttttttttcaataaacacGTTACATGTATAAATATAAGGATCAATGTTAttagtttgtattttttcagtagtatttatgtatttatatagggttttttattattattattttggaaaAAGTAGTAATACTAATTGAACTGTTACCTtcttttatttggcttttttttttgtttttaaatttatatgtAAATTTCTCTCTGTACATTAATTAATGACACCATAATTCTGTACTTTTTGAAATCTGATCATATATCCCCATTGCTTGACATACTGTAGTATTTACtactttaaaaattaaagttttgTTTAGCATATCAAGCATAAAATTgcgctgttgttgttttttgaagtttttcaaTCCCATagcataaaataaacaaaaaaacaacaaaaaacaatgcaATAATAGTATTTTAACAGTAACTCCCTTCTCTTCTACTCCTTCCTCGCCTTAACTAGGAAGGAGGCTCTCTCAGCTGGTGTGTTTCTCCTGGCTAACACCTTTCTGCCTTTCTTCCATCAATGTCCTGCTAACATCAAGACTCAAGTTGTGTGATATAAACATTCAGAGAGTCTTGTATCTAAACTGGTTAATAATTAAACTTGCTTGTCCTGATGTTGACATctttagaaaaaacatcagtGCAAATGTAACACTTATTGTTTATCTGTGTCATTGGCTTTTTATAATTTGGATTTACATATATCTTATTAAAACATGTGCGAGGTCCAGAGAGGACAGGTTAAAGTTTACGCAGACCTGTGTGCCCCACCTGATCTCTTTGATgactttcctgttttttcttgATCCAGTGTACATGATATCTGGCTCTACACGTTTACCTCAAAGCCTCCAAAACTTCATCACTATTGAATTTCTCATCATCCCTCCAGTTATGAATCCTCTCATATATGGATTTAAACTCACCAAAATATGAAACAGGATAttgggtttattttattttaaaagaacttCAAAATTAAGAGTTTTTTGTTCACCAAATAAAAATAGagcaaaataaaatttcaaaaaTGTACATTATTCTCTTGTACATGACAGCAAATGAAGGCCTCATAACATTAACTATAAATGCACCAAGACAACCAAGTCTCA
This window of the Maylandia zebra isolate NMK-2024a linkage group LG16, Mzebra_GT3a, whole genome shotgun sequence genome carries:
- the LOC112436140 gene encoding olfactory receptor 10Z1-like, which encodes MNFTVPLFSVTLLYYCGILFFNISLVLLIVLDESLHEPMYIFLSSLCINALYGTTGFYPKFLSDLLSSSHRISYEGCLLQAFIMYSCVCCNLSIVAVMAFDRYLAICRPLHYHSFMTKRRLSQLVCFSWLTPFCIFAIHVLLTARLKLCGIKIQRVLCLNWLIVKLACPEADTFSNNISAYVILVINVSHWLFIIWTYLYLIKTCVRSREDRVKFMQTCVPHLTSLIINVTLIAFDSMYLRFGSRDLPQSLQNFITLEFVIIRPVINPLMYGFNLTKIRNRILSLIYLKGK